Genomic DNA from Helicoverpa armigera isolate CAAS_96S chromosome 10, ASM3070526v1, whole genome shotgun sequence:
TGAATCAGTCATCCTGAATATTGTACAATCACCTTTGTTCAAAGTCACTCATGAAAAATTTTGTTATACAATCAAATAACATTACCACCGGTACAAATTATAGAACCATTTTAATTCATTTCATAATATAGTGCGTCATTTCTAATAGGTTCCTTGGTAGTACGATAAATACGTATTTTGTGTTATCTTTCTCTTTGTTTACGAAACAGGGAACCAGGGGGGAGACACTccgtacattttgacagctaagtgaatgaagagtcgccaccttttatttggcccggaaactatttactatctaaaagatactttaaattaccaacagatggcactacactataatcgtttttgtttgtcaatataaaattatttatgcaatattaattagagaaaagtatgaggaaaatattagacacttaaaaaaaagataaaataggcgaataaattaaatacggtttgaaaaagcacaaatatcaatagggtattttagtctagatgagaaaaaaattaaaagtgaattacaatgattgtttagaggaaaagcaatcgggaaatgttagtttcacttcgtaaggtacataaatatattttttattgcagtttaaagtttttaggtttttttatctgtctttgaacactacgaaatgtcgccgccatgctaatgacgtcattacggtagtgtcagttaaaattttcaatacatagggtcatttcgcctgttcgcgtccatagcccagttcgcgtccattttgccgatctccttttaaaaatcctcgaaaacaagtcaattaacacactaatcaaacgaaaagtcattaccgctaatacgttaatgtataagaggcacgcacagatagacaaacgttccgtgcgtccaaccaatccttttagaaaaaataattagtctaggctcttcaacaagaaagcgaaaacacgcagaattttagataaaaattagtgtgcagcggcgtgtttgatggtaagttttatattgttttatgtgaattttaggatagatagctatttctacagtttaatgatgaataaaagtataatgtttattatgaatttggtaatgtttttttatatttaacgagtaaaataaggtggacgcgaattactacatcgaattttacgaaacttccactgtgcgtccacaatggacgcgaactaaaactatcctctataataataaaccaaattgcgtccactgttttcgttaaatacttgcttataaaaaataattaaaacatactgtttaatattcatatattaaacagtacatttttttattaagatatatacgtggttataattaaattatcaactgatataagtaatttcatttaagataagttcttccgatacaggaaaaaagaaggaaaagacaacatacacagagaagatttaaataaagcgttaaatgttattcgagagaagaataaatcgataaaaaatatgcaaagaatatgctaccttgtctgataatttattgactcaacaattcttttagttgtatgtttacacaaaattattaaaatggaaggctatgggggaggcctttgcccagcagtgggacagcataggctaataaaaaaaaataatatggccaaaaacttagtataatcaaggcggatcttaagcattccctgtgatttagagtaaaattaacagaattgattactgtttattcttcaagtttcaaaattaattgcctaattttaagttacttaaaccaatgttgagaagaattatttttattttgtaaagtgaattttaaatgatgataattttgatttttaataattaagtgtattgttaaataaagaaattgttcaaatacaatctttctttattaattcttaacaatttcacccctatattccttttcaaagccgctggacgcgaactggaccatgggtggacgcgaattggattttgtggacgcaaactgggtaaaacgcctaattctgaggtttatcgatttaaatagaaaacgtaagatatttcttatacaactgaaagttaatcttaaaatcgagtatataaggaatacattacacaaatttgacatggaaatgagtgctggagcatttttattatcgccgtcaaacttgccaactgcactaaatggtcgccaacaggcgaaatgaccctatcaaaatatgtattactgacagctgtagtagcgtaatgacgtcatgaccaaaaaacaattatggcgtccgttgtgtgccgcgttttcgcgaaatacgcgcgaaatttgaaattatgataaaacaattaatttatattcgtacataacgtgagaaaaaaaatatttttaattttttagagatatatcaagactaaagaatttatttaagatatatttcaaaaatgcatgtaataccctattttaatctaaaaagacctggtgtctgtattccaagtaacttaacaaaaccgatcatcgatcataacaaaatatcaatatggcggtttttgcattctgcgtacacgcgtataaaaagtaataatacataataattatttgttttccttcgacCTGTTACTATATTAacgatgacattttctattagggtaagtagcacaatgtaactataacgataaccaatgttatagttacatggtgctattaaccctaatagaaaatgttatgaatatgatgcatatatatttttatagctatagctatgtaggtagttcggggccaatttagagagagatggcgcattgacaaataggtttgcatgattatcacgcaagagggctctcttttccctatatattactttactctttgCAGGGAACTGAAACATTGACTTATAACCACAGAACACATATACcgataccacagattatataatagttactctACGTAACCGATACCTACAATCTGCAGTGGCGCTTAAATGGCTGCCATTGCTAGGGTTGTACCGCTACCGGATTCGACAAGTATCGATATTGTATTCTAGTCAGgagtacatatgtattatgaGTCTTACTGGGTGCATAAAAATATAGATCTAACTATCACATTAACTTCACTGATACcaaataacataaaatcaaCCAAATGGGAGGAGTCATTTCAGTAGGGcgataccttttttttttaatcagaaattatatattattagaaattatatttcaaatagcCCTATGAAAGTTTTTTCGAAACATCGGACTAGTTGCAGGGTGCCAAAGATTCCGCCTCATGAAGAAGAATCCGCAAGAAACGCAATAGATACTctcttagaaaaaataaaattatttacatgcGTTTTCAAGCTATTCATGAGAAAGTtatataatacaaaacaattttagtgcatacaaaatatttttataaaatttaagaaataatatgCGGTAACTAAGTTCTGAAGCAAATATTGCAACTTGCGCTCCGATTTGCTCGTCTGTACGGAGGCActcccgtgcccgtggtcgccgTAAAAGCATCATGTGaagataaaatgaaaaacatattattttcaataaaatccagaattttataatacgctTTTTTAACTGCATTTTAAAACTTCTTATCTGTAAAATTAAggatatataaaaacataaactattccctaaaaatatacacatataTTAAGAACGCAAGTAAAACCGCGAGGAAAAGCTAGTATTTAActaaagaacaaaataattttatttaaaataatacacaactcTGAGGGCTCAGTGTCAGtaaatttttttaaagcagaCTTATTAAGTGGATATTATATCGATACTATTATGACAACTGTACAGCACTATGCCAATATGACATTGACATGTATATGTGTTCTGTGCAACACATGTGCAACCAACACGGCGCCTCCATATGATTCCTATCTCGATGGTGCTGTTTATTTTTgccatcaaaatatttttttaggttcgTTATTAAGTTATGTATAAATTCGTTCTTCAAAAGGGATCCGAGTTTAATTAGCATTACAACATGAgtagttttcataaaacaagTGATTCCCGCGTTACCATAGGTGgcacaaaagtaaaaaacagCTTACCGATAATTTCGTCTGGTATTCCATCGTTGGACCATGTTATTGGtaagtaaacagttttaaaatacatgCTAGAAATAAAGAATACAATTTCTATGTaacctaagacgacccactggcCGTAACCTGCAACTTAACTCTCATCAGCTAGAGACACTTAATAACTATACAAATCCCAAACATGCTGTTGTTTACTTGCTTATTATTGGTTACTTCACAAGGACAAATTTTGTTAATACCAAATAATATGTTGTTATGGGGTTAATGCAGAGATATGCACTACATTGCAAACCTTTTCTTCTAGAAATTTTGAGTATATAATAGTTTTGAGTTATGTATATGGGTATATACATTgcatattaatatttgttttatatatttttcaggtgGTGGTCTACCAGCGGGAAGCATTTTTGCTGTTGGTAAGTTTCATTAACCCAATAATGATATTATAAggcactttaaaatatataaatggatAGCAAggaaactaaattaaaaatgtaataaaatgtattacaatGTTTCAGAGGAAGATGTGCTAGCAAACTACAGCAAAATCCTTTTGAAGTATTTCTTGGCTGAAGGTGTTGCATGCAAGCATGATATCCTCATTGCATCAGCAGATGACAATCCAGAGAATATTGtgagtaaattatattattccaTCTGTATTGTATGTAATTAATTCCCTCTAACCTTACTTAACCATGTAGCTCAAAACATAGAaagtcaattatttatttaactattcactaattgaattttaattgaaatattttctcataACGCAGGCAAAGGAATTACCACTACCAACCACAATTCCACAAGATGATGAAATAACATCCACAGCTGGCGACAtagataaaatgaaaatagcaTGGAGGTATGAAGGACTCAGTCAAGTGGAGTCCTCTTTTGGCACCAATACTAATTTTGGTCACCATTTTGATCTAAGCAAACACATTGATGCTAACACAATTGATAATTgcaatattaaatattgtaatttggaTATTGATAGTAAGAAGGTCAATGGTAAGTCTATCTAGTATATGTAAACTATTAAATggaaaattgtatgtaactggttctttataagtatagttttttttcttttttttaagtgttgaGGTGCCAATTAGAATTATTGTTAACCCACAAGAATATTCCCATGTGGATTCTCATAAATAGTTCTAACCCTTTTTTGTAcactaataattattttatatcttttttcaGGTTTCAAAAATAGTCTGTATCATAATTTGCTGTCCAGCATCAAAGAATTAGTTTCTAAGGAAGAGTATCAAAGTAGTGTtaagaaaaacaacaatatcttAAGAATCGGTATTCACTCCCTGGGTTCTCCTGTATGGATGGCGATGGACTGTGACGATGAAGCCAGTGGGACATATGGGCAAGACCTGATTAAGTTCATGTATTGTTTGCGAGTTATATTGCGGGATACTAATGCTGTTGCATTTATTACCATTCCTGCACATCTGTTtgatgtatgtattgtatatttatGCTTAACTTTCATTTCTCTTGTTAATTGTATGCACAAGTTCAAAAATGTTTGTTACTTATTTCAGGATGATCACATAATGAAAAGGCTACTATACTCAATTGACAATGCAGTCAGAATTGAATCATTTGCTGGCTCAAGTCGTGAAACAAACCCAGTGTACAAGGATTACCATGGACTGTTTCATATCACCAAGTTGTCAGCCATTTACTCACTGGTGCCTTTTGTGCCACCCAGTCTTGATATGGCATTCAAACTGAAGAGGAAGAAGTTTGTTATAGAAAAGCTTCATTTGCCTCCaggtatattttgtttaattattcaaCAAATATATATTAGTAAATACATTCACTATAAACTTCCTTAATTCTTGTAAAGTATATATGTGTCCATTCAGTAATAGTTTTGTCATTGTGTTTTAGAACTTCAAGAAACAAAGGAACGGGAGCAAGATGACATCACAGGCATACCAAATGTTAACTGTGGTGGATTCAAAAAGAAAGATATCGAATTTTaaagtacataagtacatagtttAATATTGCTACATGcataataactgtaaataaaatatttttttctgaatatatTTACAAGTACAAACggtttattgctttttattggATGTTGCTGCGAGTTATGTCGCAATAACCGCAGTTGGTATTACCATAACGAACCTGTAATTCCACTGGTCAAACGCTGAGGCATGCATGAGCGACTCCtgcattaattttaaacaaaaatgccTTAATACTCAGTCACCCCACCTGTTCACCAGAGCGTATCTCCCTAAAACCGGCGAATCTATTCATCGCCCGTTTGTTTATTCACATACTCGCATTAGTTGTAACTATATCGCTTTGACCACATTTCTCCGTGTCAGATAACCTGTAGAATCTCGTGCCCTTTTATGAAAGAATactcataaattaaatttaccaTGTGCAAAAACGACAGTGCTAAAGTGTTATTTGGatgttttaatacaatattttttgtaagtattataCATTTCTATTTGATTACCGCCACTTTATACACTTGCTTGCCAGTGCTACatttaaatatctatatagTTTTGTGAAAGCGAGGAAATAGAGTATTTAATTGCTATCTGTACCTGTGAAGCTATATAAATAACGTCATTCTATTTCTCTTTTAGGCATGTGGATTCTTAGAAGTGATATGTGGTTTTCTACTGCTGTGTGACTCTAAAAGAATCCTATTGTCCCGTCTACTGGCGGCTCCTGATGATGACTTGTTGACTCATCCTCCATTCTACTATCTGGCCCTCGCCCTGCTAGCCGCCGGACTGGCTATGTGCGGTGTGGGAGCCCTGGGTTGCTGGGCCACTTATATGCCAAGTTATGCTGTCCTAACTATTGCAAGTTTTacgtattttcttatttaatttccaattaagttattattatacgCTTTCATAAGTGCTAGCTACTAGAATGTGCCAGCAGGTAATAAATGAAGTTCAATGACCGGTATATGCAATACGGTATTGCGCCCAAACTATTATTTTGTAGTGCCCATCAAACTAATGCAACTGTATAATTTTCTGTGATAAAAAACTCAGTACAATCGTTTACTGACTTGTAAAAAATCGAGGTTCCTGAAACCTGTTTGTGTTGCCAAAGTTgactgtataatattttgtctagGTGTTTTTAACTAATTGGAATTAGAGCCCATTTACatggtgaaagaatgtttctTATACAAACCAGTCAAATTGTCGTGACTGTGACTTAAGTGCAGGCACATGCTATAGGCACTAGGCACGTTGTGATCAAAGATATTAGGAGCTTTCTGTAGTTGTGATACATCATATAAATAAGTTATCTCTAAATTTAATTTGTGGATGATTGTTTCAGTACTTCCTGGTGGTCCTGGCGATGCTGCTGTGTGAGTGCGCGGGCGGAGTGCTGGCGGCGATCTGGCCGCGCTGCCTCGGCCTGCAGAGCTCGCGCGGCGGCGCTGTGGGAGCCCTGCAGACCTACTACGCCTTGCCCGACTTCGAACACTTCACTGCGGCTGTGGACTTAGCACAAACTGAAGTACGAATGATATTCGTTATTTCAATCCTTGTAATAGTTCAGGTAGCAAAGCTTAGTGGGCTCCTAGGAGTTTGTACGTGGAGAAACTGCTTAATGCATTTTGGTAAAGATTTGTTAATGAATGATTAAGCCATCTTCATACACATATAAAGTTTACAAATTCACCTATAAGTAAGGAATAATTAAGCAGAATAATGTAGACTTTAAAAGAACAATACTTATCGATCATTAGCCCCAACTCACCTTTTGTAAAGCTGTCTAAAATAAATCCTAAATATGGTTATTTCAGCTGCAGTGCTGCGGCATGACCGACGCCCGGAACTACGACATGTCTATCTGGCAGCTGCGGCGACTGGGCCCGCGCGGCATGTCGGTGCCGCTGAGCTGCTGTGTGCAGTACGAAGACAACGTGTCTTACCTCAACCCCGCGCCGGTCAACGCGTCGCGGTGCCAGGAAGTACAGCCCAACCCGACGTTTAGATATGTCCCAGTAAGTAAAGTTCAAGTTTAAAAGATGATAATTGATACATATATTATTCACTGGCATAAGGCGGTAACAAGCACAAGCATTCGCCTTCGGGTACAAGCATCTCTGCTCTCTCGTATGTCTTATGGTCGATTCTGAGAGCCTTAAAGGCCACGTTGCCTTATTGCTATAGGTATTTGCGTTTCCAAAGATATCCACATACTCCGTCTAAGGGTCAAtgcccactgaaagagcagcggccggcagcggccgtaagagcacggacaatgtaagagcgcggcccgccgcgctcgcgctcaatcccttgcaattacggccgctgccggccgctgctctttcagtgggaattgaccctaaaacgTGAAAACTACTAATTGAAGTTTTCACATCCTTTAGGATATTGTGTACTTTCAGCTAgtaagtaatataattttattattttcctgtttCAGGGCTGTTTAGTACCATTAGAAGACTGGTACCAACAACAGTACTTAATCCTAATGCTTGGTTTATTCGTCGTAGCTCTCTTCAAATTGGGAGTACTGCTAAGCACAATATTTTCGTGCATTCGACTCAGGAGGCGTAAGCAAATATTACAAGCATTCTCACTGAAGTCTTTAGACAGTAACACGAGCGAGAACGTTTATGAATGTAAACTCGGGACGGTACATGAGGAACCGATTACTGCCAAGTACATTCAACCGAATAACTTCTACAGCCCAAGAATACGTAACCCTAGGATTTTTCAGAACAAACCTAATGAGGTCGTATGAGAATTAGCAACGGAGATAAATGCTTTAGAGAGGAAGTTGGAAAAGTTTTCAGATTATTTGTATAAGCACCAAGCTGACTCTATCATGTGGTGATCAGATTATCAGCTGAAATAAAAACGTATTGCCAGCTCTATCTCGATTTTCGGAGATGtctgtcaaaaataataaagtacgaGATGTGTGCCATAACTTGTCCAGgaatatttactattttataagAGTAAAACATTCCTTCAATTTCATTTCTTTTCTACAGTATTTTCTCCGGTTATATACTATGATATAACTTCGTGTTCACTTAGTTTATAaggttagaaataaataaaacacattcaCTCAAtatgcaatattattttcaaaagaacGTTCAAAAATTGGTCCTaaagttaaaacattattaacaatGGCTCTGGAATGTTGCTATCATTCACAATAGTTGGTTTTATAGCTGTAAACTATATCAGAGAGCTAAACCTTCATTCGGTTGGATTTGATTTTGGATaatgatttatatttaatttcataccCATCTCTGGTATACATTGATCAAAAATTCCTAAGTTGTTTAACAACGGTTTTGTATTTACACTACTATAAAATAACGAAATGGGTGAATATGCATTctcaaatacatataaaataataaaaagaaaatgcacTTATCAAGAACATGCTACACATTCgttgaaaaagtaaataataatgaaaccaACAATCTATTAATTCCAGAATCTCTCAAACCCCCAAACTAAAATGATACCATGAGATccttaacaataacaataatctatgtataataattgATACTATTTATAACTCTATTGACCATTGAGACCGACATCACAGTATAATCTACAATCATCTTAGGTACAGGAATGATCTTATTATATTCTTAGTTcataaaaatttacattttgcACTATTTTAATGAAACGGGTTGTCCCCGAGTCTGACAAACCAACAGAATGTGTTGTGGAATAACTACATATCAATCCGAATGTAGAACGGATGTCAGTGGCTGGGCCATTCTGTAGTAAAATAAGTAAAGCCGCACATTGGCCAAGTTTTAGCAGACGACAATGTAACTTAAACTTAGTTGCGTAATACGAGAACCGAGGTGATTAGCCACGTTTTTGGCATCAGGCAACACGCAATAGCAACGTTGTATTCAGGCGGATGTCGGATGTTTGCTGTCTATCGCAATCTTGCCATAATAATTAAAGCAATAAGTTGTTTCCTAAGCGACCAGTGATCCTCTAGCTTACCTTTTCACCGAAGGTCGCGTTAGCTACCGTCTTGATTACCAGCCAATCACCTCGACTTAtattaaaacctatattttaaaataatagtcgGTATCTATTGCCCCATttgtatcatttgatttttcataaataaattcattaacgtaaataaaatattgtcttttgTGCTTTTCACCTTATAAACTACTATAAAATCTGCAATAAATATACATTAGCCTACTCTGcagctaaataataattatcataagAAGAATAGAATGTCAGTTTCGTGGATACTCTGAGACTATTGGTAGTATATTTAGCTTAtgtttattattacaaacatttaaaaattaaaatatttacaaaggaattattaacaatagtaaaaactataaacactacgaaattgatatttttcataataaatagtcTACAAAAACAATGTGGTCCAAAATGTAAAGTGGCTTACTGTCGGTCACTTACAGTATAAGTAGGTTCTACTGGCCAAACTCCACTCGGGCCTTAAATTCCTGTGTAATAACTTTGGTCATCATTTGTTCCATATTGGTCGtacatttgtatttttagaaGGTATAATAAACACATTATGTAGACAAAACCCGAATATGATAAAGTCTAATTGACTTTAAAGTGGGTCAATTAGTAATTATATTACTCTAAAACGCACACATATAGCTGTGTAATAATTTAAAGGATGTCATTCAAAAAGGAGTTGTCTAAGGAGTTGAGCAGCTCCTGCGCGGTGAGATTGCTGGCGTCCGTGGAAGGC
This window encodes:
- the LOC110372262 gene encoding elongator complex protein 4, giving the protein MSSFHKTSDSRVTIGGTKVKNSLPIISSGIPSLDHVIGGGLPAGSIFAVEEDVLANYSKILLKYFLAEGVACKHDILIASADDNPENIAKELPLPTTIPQDDEITSTAGDIDKMKIAWRYEGLSQVESSFGTNTNFGHHFDLSKHIDANTIDNCNIKYCNLDIDSKKVNGFKNSLYHNLLSSIKELVSKEEYQSSVKKNNNILRIGIHSLGSPVWMAMDCDDEASGTYGQDLIKFMYCLRVILRDTNAVAFITIPAHLFDDDHIMKRLLYSIDNAVRIESFAGSSRETNPVYKDYHGLFHITKLSAIYSLVPFVPPSLDMAFKLKRKKFVIEKLHLPPELQETKEREQDDITGIPNVNCGGFKKKDIEF
- the LOC110372263 gene encoding tetraspanin-9; protein product: MCKNDSAKVLFGCFNTIFFACGFLEVICGFLLLCDSKRILLSRLLAAPDDDLLTHPPFYYLALALLAAGLAMCGVGALGCWATYMPSYAVLTIYFLVVLAMLLCECAGGVLAAIWPRCLGLQSSRGGAVGALQTYYALPDFEHFTAAVDLAQTELQCCGMTDARNYDMSIWQLRRLGPRGMSVPLSCCVQYEDNVSYLNPAPVNASRCQEVQPNPTFRYVPGCLVPLEDWYQQQYLILMLGLFVVALFKLGVLLSTIFSCIRLRRRKQILQAFSLKSLDSNTSENVYECKLGTVHEEPITAKYIQPNNFYSPRIRNPRIFQNKPNEVV